Proteins found in one Scomber scombrus chromosome 15, fScoSco1.1, whole genome shotgun sequence genomic segment:
- the LOC133994813 gene encoding lysozyme C-like, giving the protein MRGLVFLLLVALSSAKVFERCEWAKVLKNHGMDGYRGISLANWVCLTQGESRYNTQATNNNRDGSTDYGIFQINSRYWCDNGRSSNPVNGCSIKCSDLLTNNVAVAINCAKRVVRDPNGIEAWVAWRDHCKNRDVSSYLRGCRL; this is encoded by the exons ATGAGGGGTCTGGTATTTCTGCTCTTGGTGGCTTTGTCCAGTGCTAAGGTCTTTGAGCGATGTGAATGGGCCAAAGTGCTAAAGAATCATGGCATGGACGGCTACCGCGGCATCAGTCTGGCCAACT GGGTTTGTCTGACCCAGGGGGAGTCACGCTACAACACCCAAGCCACCAACAACAACCGTGATGGATCCACTGACTACGGCATCTTCCAGATAAACAGCCGCTATTGGTGTGACAACGGCCGCAGCTCCAACCCTGTGAACGGCTGCAGCATCAAGTGTAGCG ACCTTTTGACAAATAACGTTGCCGTGGCGATCAACTGTGCCAAACGTGTCGTGAGGGACCCCAACGGCATTGAAGCCTG GGTGGCCTGGCGCGATCACTGCAAGAACCGTGACGTGAGCAGTTATTTGCGGGGATGTCGTCTTTAA